A genomic region of Scomber japonicus isolate fScoJap1 chromosome 5, fScoJap1.pri, whole genome shotgun sequence contains the following coding sequences:
- the LOC128358936 gene encoding uncharacterized oxidoreductase YjmC-like — RCLISHSEVQGFIERCMTAVGTKQHHARSLAEVLVEGDHRGHYSHGLNRMDMYVKDIKSGICAKDGEPVVEKESAGTALVDGKNLLGPVVGNFCMKLAIKKAKEAGIGWVVAHGSNHYGIAGYYAMQALKENMIGMSYTNTSPLVVPTRGKDCTLGTNPISVAAPANGGDSFVLDMATSAVALGKVELHERRGDSIPEGWGCDAQGKLSTDPKRVLQGGGLVPIGGSEATGGYKGYGLGMMVEVFCGILAGAQYSKHVRTWKVTDRVANLGQCFVAINPENFAPGFSDRMSDLLSIQRGLDPADPGCPVLTAGDPERMHMDECKKIGGISYHLKVVNYMNECAKSIGVSSLLPCDKLIPN, encoded by the exons AGATGTCTGATTAGCCATTCAGAGGTGCAAGGCTTCATTGAGAGGTGTATGACAGCTGTGGGTACCAAGCAGCATCATGCTCGCAGCCTAGCTGAGGTGCTGGTGGAAGGAGACCACAGGGGTCACTACAGCCATGGACTGAACAGGATGG ACATGTATGTGAAAGACATCAAATCAGGAATCTGTGCCAAAGATGGTGAGCCGGTGGTAGAGAAGGAGAGTGCAGGCACAGCGCTTGTGGATGGGAAGAACCTCCTGGGTCCTGTGGTGGGAAACTTCTGCATGAAACTGGCCATAAAGAAAGCCAAAGAGGCCGGCATTGGCTGGGTTGTGGCACACG GCTCCAACCACTATGGTATTGCTGGATACTATGCAATGCAAGCTctgaaagaaaacatgatt GGCATGTCATATACCAACACGTCCCCTCTGGTGGTCCCCACACGTGGTAAAGAT TGCACTTTGGGAACGAACCCCATCAGTGTGGCTGCACCTGCTAATGGCGGAGACAGCTTTGTCCTGGATATGGCCACATCAGCAGTGGCACTTGGAAAG GTGGAGCTCCATGAGCGACGTGGAGACAGCATCCCCGAGGGATGGGGTTGTGATGCTCAGGGCAAGCTCAGCACAGACCCCAAGAGAGTCCTGCAGGGAGGAGGGCTGGTGCCGATTGGCGGCAGCGAAGCTACAG GAGGGTACAAAGGCTATGGTCTGGGAATGATGGTAGAAGTGTTCTGCGGCATCCTGGCTGGTGCCCAGTATAGCAAACATGTCCGCACGTGGAAAGTAACTGATCGTGTTGCCAACCTG GGTCAGTGTTTTGTAGCAATCAACCCAGAAAACTTTGCTCCTGGGTTCAGCGACAGGATGTCAGACCTGCTCTCCATCCAAAGAGGATTGGACCCT GCTGACCCTGGCTGTCCTGTTTTGACTGCTGGAGATCCAGAAAGGATGCACATGGATGAATGTAAGAAGATAGGTGGGATCTCCTACCACCTCAAAGTCGTCAATTACATG aacGAATGTGCTAAGAGCATTGGAGTCAGCAGTCTTCTGCCATGTGACAAACTCATCCCCAATTAG